The Anaerolineales bacterium genome segment ATACTCATGAAGTGCCTCGCTTTCAGTACGTCATCTCGCCGCTGACAAATGCCGCGGAACGTGGATCTTCCGGCGACGAGAAGAAGGCCTCGCTTGGCTGCACTTCGACCAGCTCCCCGCCCAGCAGGAAGCCCACGCGGTCAGCCAGCCGCCGCGCCTGATGGATGTTGTGGGTCACCAGGACGATCGTGCAGTCGGCGGTCGACTTGATGTTCTGGATTATAGCCTCGATCTGCTCAACGCTCGCTGGATCGAGATGGGCGGTGGGCTCGTCCAGGAGCAGGACCCGCGGCCGCAACGCCAGCGCCCGTGCCAGCGCCACACGCTGCGCCTCGCCGCCCGACAACCGGCGGGCATTCTGACTCGCCACCGCCCGCAGTCCCACTCTCTCAATCAGTTCTTCAACCACCGGTTCTGGGTTCTCGCCCCTCAGGCGCAGACCGTAGGCGATGTTCTCGCGCACGGTGTGGTTCAACAGCACCGGCCGCTGGAAGACCATCGTCACCTGCCGACGTAGATCCAGCGGCGCAGGATAGGCCAGTCTGGCCGAACGGTATCGGATCTCGCCGGCGTCCCAAGGTTCCAGCATCGCCAGGATGCGCAGCAGGGTAGATTTCCCGGCGCCGTTCGGGCCGACGAAACCCAGAACCT includes the following:
- a CDS encoding phosphate ABC transporter ATP-binding protein encodes the protein MSPVPVYQIRDLRRDLGGRRILSLSDLEVDERQVLGFVGPNGAGKSTLLRILAMLEPWDAGEIRYRSARLAYPAPLDLRRQVTMVFQRPVLLNHTVRENIAYGLRLRGENPEPVVEELIERVGLRAVASQNARRLSGGEAQRVALARALALRPRVLLLDEPTAHLDPASVEQIEAIIQNIKSTADCTIVLVTHNIHQARRLADRVGFLLGGELVEVQPSEAFFSSPEDPRSAAFVSGEMTY